TAACTTTTGTGGTATCTAATTTTTGAACTGCCGCTTTACTAAGTGCGATCACTTGTCCACTCCCAACCAGACCCCGGTCAATGATCTTAACTGTTACACTCTTACCATTCAGTGTATGTGTCACCAACACTTTGGTACCAAATGGCAAAGTTTTATGGGCTCCGGTATAACGTGTAGAATCATATTTCTCACCGCTTGCGGTTGTGAGTCCATGTAGTATTGCCGGAATCATGACCGCATGTCCAACCTCATTTCCCAAAGAACCAATATCGGGCATGGAAGGTGCTACATGCTGTCTGGGTTTACAGGCAATA
Above is a genomic segment from Sediminibacterium sp. KACHI17 containing:
- a CDS encoding septal ring lytic transglycosylase RlpA family protein; its protein translation is MFSRKTKYLLLWLLMVIACKPRQHVAPSMPDIGSLGNEVGHAVMIPAILHGLTTASGEKYDSTRYTGAHKTLPFGTKVLVTHTLNGKSVTVKIIDRGLVGSGQVIALSKAAVQKLDTTKVITLPVRIRYQEKQ